CCACCTTCTTCAGCGGCGCCTTCCCGGCCGGCACCGAGGCGTGCTCCCGCAGATACCGGTGGTAGCCCAGCCGGCGCAGGTACTCCTTGCGCTCGGGCTGGGTCACCGCCGACACGGCCACGGCCACCACCGCGTTCGCCAGGATCCCCCACCCCGCGCAGTGGATCGTGAGGGGGTAGGCTCCGAACCCCAGCGCCCGGTGGAGCGCCACGAACGGCTCCCAGTGGAACGGGTAGGTCAGGATCACGGCCGCCATGCCGGCCACCAGCCCGGCCACCACCCCCTGGCGGGTGAACCAGGGCACGTACAGGGTGGCCAGGAGCGGGATCCACATCTGGGCCCCGAACGACACGGCCAGCCCCCCGAGCAGCACGAGGGCGTCCTCGGAGTAGGTGGCCACCAGGAGCGCGGCCAGGGTGATGATCACCACCCACACCCGGCCCCAGAACTTCTGCTGCCCGGCCGTGGCGTTGGGGTTCAGGTAGCGCACGTACAGATCCCGGGTGATCATGCCCGCCGTGGTGGACATGTACGCCGAGCCCGTGGACTGCATGGCTGCCAGGGCGCAGATGGCCAAGAACCCCACGACCATGGGGGCCTGGTCGCTCACCAGGTTGATCAGGGCCGGCACCAGGTTCTCCTGGTTGCCGCCGGCCAGCAGGTCCACCGACAGCTTACCCTGGCCGATCAGCACCCATCCCCCGAGGCCCTGGATCACCGAGAACACGAACAGGCACACGCCCACGGCCAGGGAGCTGGCCCACACCTGCTGGGGCGCGAACGGCTTGGGGTTGGTGTTGGAGAACGCCCACATGGTGAACGCGGGCGAGGCCTGGATGCCCATCAGGGCGAACAGGTAGGTGAGGATCATGGTGCCGGTCCACATGCCGCCCTCGGCCTGGGCCGCCGACGGCACGGCCTGGATCGCGCCGGGCACGGCCACCAGACGGTGGTACCCCTGGGGCGTCAGGGCCGGCCGCCCCAGCAGGTCGGTGCCCCGGGCCGCGTCGGACCGGATCATGTCGGCGAAGGTCGAGGTGAACGGCCCCCACCCCCCGGTCTTCACGAGCACGATGATCCCGATGGCCACGATGCCGGCCATGAGCAGGACGCACTGGGCCGTGTCCACGTAGGCCACGGACCGCAGCCCTCCCAGCACCACGTACAGGAGCACCACGATCGACAGGGCCCACATGCCGAAGTTCACGTCCACCACGCCGCCGCTGAGCACGTTGAACAGCACCCCCGACGCCTTGAACTGCAGCCCCAGGTACGGCACCGCGTAGAACAGGGCCACCACCACGGTGAGCCACCGCATGGCGTCGCTGCGGAAGTAGTCGGCGTACATCTCGCCCGGGGTCACGTACCCGTGGCGCTTGCCCATCACCCACGTGCGTTTGAGGAACAGCACGCCGGTGAACGGGATGGCGATCACATAGAACGCGGCGAACGCGTAGGGCAGGCCGTCGCGCCACACCAGGGCCGGGTGGCCCACGAAGGTCCAGCCCGAGAACGAGGTGGCCGTGGCGGCCAGCACGAACACCCACATCGGGATCTGCCGGCCGGCGATGAAGTAGTCGGCCGCGGTGCGCGCCCGGGCATACCCCTTGAGCCCCCAGAACAGGCAGTAGGCCCAGTAGAAGCCGGAGAGCACGAACAGCCAGACGACGGACTCGTGGGTGCCCATGGCCGATCCTTTTCGGGGAACTTCGGTCGTTGGTCGTCAGTCGTTGGTGGTCGGTCGGGGGCCTTCGGCCCGCTGGGCGGCTGGGCGGCTGGGCCGCTAGGCGGCCGGGCGGCTAGGCGCCCGGCCCCGCAGGGATTTGGGGGGCGTCCAGGAGCCGAAGCTGGGCCAGGACCCGCTCCCGGACTTGGGTGGTGGGCTCGGGCTCCCGCACCAGCCGGCCGTCCCGGATCCACTCCACGGTCCACGGCTCCCACGCGCCGCCGCACGGACACGCATCGGCCGGCCTTCGGCCCCGGGGGACCACCCGGGTGGTCAGGCACGCCGGGCATCCGTACACGTCCTTGGCCCCCGAGCGCTTGCCCCGCTTGGCCCGGGGCTCGCCCTCCACCTCCACGATGTCCATGGAGAAGTCCACCGTGCGGGCCGCGCTGATGGAGGTGCCCACCCCAAACCCCTGCACCAGGGGTCGAAGCTCCCGCAGATCGTCCTCGGTGAGCCCGCCCGAGAGGAAGATGCCCACCCGCTCGAACCCCCGGATGTCGAGCTCCCAGCGCACCTCCTCCACGATGCGCTTGAAGCTGCCCCGGCGGCTCGACGGGGTGTCGAGCCGCACCGCGAACAGCCGGTCGCCCAGGGCCTGGGCAACCCGAACGGCCTCGAACTTCTCGTCGTTGAAGGTGTCGATGAGGCTCACCAGCCTCACCTCGGGCCCCATGGCCCGGCCGTAGGCGCGGGTGGCCTCCACGCAGTCCCCCAGGATCAGGATCAGGGCGTGGGGCATGGTGCCGGTGGGCTCGATGCCCAGCTTCTCGGCCGCGGCCACCGTGGCCACCCCGTCGCACCCGCCCAGGTAGGCGCTGCGCTCGATCATGGGCGCGACGGCCGGGTGCATCCGGCGGGCCCCGAACGACACCAGCAGGCGGTCCCCGGCGGCCAGCCGGCACCGCGCCGCCTGGGTGGCGATGCCCGAGGCCTGGCATAGGAACCCCAGGATCGCGGTCTCGTACACCCCGAACTCCCGGTAGTCACCCTCGATCTCCAGCACCACGTCCCAGGGCCGAAAGATCGTGCCCTCGGGCAGGCCCCGCACCGTCACAGGCAGCCGCTTCAGGAGCTCCAGGGCCTCGTCCACGCCCGCCAGCACGGCCCAGGGCCAACCGTCCGGGAACCCCTTGGCCACGAACTCGGCCACCACCCGCTTGTGGATCCCTTCGTTCTCGAGCACCCGAAGGGTCCGGGTGAAATAGACATCGGTGACCTTTCCCGAGAGGATCTCCTGGTTGGAAGCGGTCCAGAGCTTGGGCATGGATGGATCCTTTCTGAGCCGGGAGGCTGGGCAGCCCCGTCAGGCCCCTGCGAGGCCCTACAACGGGAAGGGTAACGTTTGTGGGTCCGGGGCGGGCTAGAAACTAGAAACTAGAAACTAGAAACTAGAAACTAGAAACTAGAGACTAGAGACTAGAACGTATGGGAATTCTGGAGGTCTTCAAGCGTCCTCGCGTCCCGGCCTCCTAACGTCCCAGCCGAAGTTACCGGGGAACACGCGCCGTTACGGCGCTTGCCGGTCCACCAGGCGGGCGCCGAGCACCCGCTCCATCTGGCGCAGGGCGAAGGCGT
This is a stretch of genomic DNA from Deferrisoma camini S3R1. It encodes these proteins:
- a CDS encoding sodium:solute symporter family protein gives rise to the protein MGTHESVVWLFVLSGFYWAYCLFWGLKGYARARTAADYFIAGRQIPMWVFVLAATATSFSGWTFVGHPALVWRDGLPYAFAAFYVIAIPFTGVLFLKRTWVMGKRHGYVTPGEMYADYFRSDAMRWLTVVVALFYAVPYLGLQFKASGVLFNVLSGGVVDVNFGMWALSIVVLLYVVLGGLRSVAYVDTAQCVLLMAGIVAIGIIVLVKTGGWGPFTSTFADMIRSDAARGTDLLGRPALTPQGYHRLVAVPGAIQAVPSAAQAEGGMWTGTMILTYLFALMGIQASPAFTMWAFSNTNPKPFAPQQVWASSLAVGVCLFVFSVIQGLGGWVLIGQGKLSVDLLAGGNQENLVPALINLVSDQAPMVVGFLAICALAAMQSTGSAYMSTTAGMITRDLYVRYLNPNATAGQQKFWGRVWVVIITLAALLVATYSEDALVLLGGLAVSFGAQMWIPLLATLYVPWFTRQGVVAGLVAGMAAVILTYPFHWEPFVALHRALGFGAYPLTIHCAGWGILANAVVAVAVSAVTQPERKEYLRRLGYHRYLREHASVPAGKAPLKKVAWALVLLWFVFGIGPLAVVGNTFFGLLDPRDPSTWPLGVAPLWWWQLVWWAFGIYMMWFLAYKLELSTRFGAVEPLREDFLEARAGEDAPIRLDVEEPGV
- a CDS encoding nicotinate phosphoribosyltransferase translates to MPKLWTASNQEILSGKVTDVYFTRTLRVLENEGIHKRVVAEFVAKGFPDGWPWAVLAGVDEALELLKRLPVTVRGLPEGTIFRPWDVVLEIEGDYREFGVYETAILGFLCQASGIATQAARCRLAAGDRLLVSFGARRMHPAVAPMIERSAYLGGCDGVATVAAAEKLGIEPTGTMPHALILILGDCVEATRAYGRAMGPEVRLVSLIDTFNDEKFEAVRVAQALGDRLFAVRLDTPSSRRGSFKRIVEEVRWELDIRGFERVGIFLSGGLTEDDLRELRPLVQGFGVGTSISAARTVDFSMDIVEVEGEPRAKRGKRSGAKDVYGCPACLTTRVVPRGRRPADACPCGGAWEPWTVEWIRDGRLVREPEPTTQVRERVLAQLRLLDAPQIPAGPGA